A part of Thermosphaera sp. genomic DNA contains:
- a CDS encoding DUF72 domain-containing protein, whose translation MKTVKVGCCGFPTARSKYYKVFKTVELQNTFYDLPSVEWASGLRREAPEGFEFTVKAWQVITHPSSSPTWRRMKKKLGGDPSNYGFLKPSRENIEALEKTIEVAEALGAVIIVFQTPGSMPFNEEAVKWVDEFFETAVSMTTRVRYGWEPRGEWARAPILGELLSEHGVIHVVDLLRARPAYSSDILYTRLHGLGRGEVNYSYVYTDKDLEELSLLLRNAEFSKAYVMFNNVRMLDDASRFKQLSARVLGGAVE comes from the coding sequence ATGAAGACTGTTAAAGTGGGTTGTTGCGGATTCCCAACAGCCCGGTCGAAATACTATAAGGTTTTTAAAACAGTCGAGCTTCAAAACACGTTCTACGACCTGCCAAGCGTTGAATGGGCCTCCGGCCTCAGGAGGGAAGCGCCGGAGGGGTTTGAGTTCACGGTAAAGGCTTGGCAGGTTATAACGCATCCTTCCTCATCGCCCACGTGGAGGAGGATGAAGAAGAAGCTGGGCGGAGACCCAAGCAACTACGGCTTCCTGAAGCCCAGCAGGGAGAATATTGAAGCGTTGGAGAAGACTATCGAGGTAGCGGAGGCGCTTGGAGCAGTCATCATAGTTTTTCAAACCCCCGGGAGCATGCCTTTCAACGAGGAGGCTGTCAAGTGGGTTGACGAGTTCTTCGAGACCGCTGTCTCGATGACCACTCGGGTGAGGTATGGGTGGGAGCCCCGGGGCGAGTGGGCTAGGGCGCCTATCCTAGGGGAGCTGCTCAGCGAGCACGGAGTTATTCACGTGGTCGACCTGCTGAGAGCTCGCCCAGCGTACAGTAGCGACATCCTGTACACTAGGCTCCACGGGCTGGGGAGGGGCGAGGTGAACTACTCCTACGTCTACACGGACAAGGACCTCGAGGAGCTGTCTCTCCTTCTGCGGAACGCGGAGTTCAGCAAGGCTTACGTGATGTTCAACAATGTGAGGATGCTGGATGATGCATCCAGGTTTAAGCAGTTATCGGCGCGCGTGCTCGGGGGAGCAGTGGAGTAG
- a CDS encoding ACT domain-containing protein, translated as MKIEELVKVDSKGRVTIPMAVREILDIREGMYLLIVADKDKKELKLLPIPVAAKLIRVKLVVEDRPGVLAELTKFLAQHNIDIISTRCTVLKREELGECEMIVDLAKSEWGEPSIVADEMKKLEPVRSVEANYMSVE; from the coding sequence ATGAAGATCGAAGAATTAGTTAAGGTTGATTCAAAGGGTAGGGTTACAATTCCGATGGCTGTCAGGGAGATCCTGGATATTAGAGAGGGGATGTACCTTCTAATAGTAGCGGATAAGGATAAGAAGGAGCTGAAGCTTCTTCCAATACCAGTCGCAGCCAAGCTGATAAGGGTTAAACTGGTGGTTGAGGACCGCCCGGGCGTGCTGGCCGAGCTCACCAAGTTCCTGGCTCAGCACAACATAGACATCATTTCGACTAGGTGCACAGTGCTGAAGAGGGAGGAGCTCGGAGAGTGCGAGATGATAGTTGACTTGGCTAAGTCCGAGTGGGGGGAGCCAAGCATTGTCGCCGATGAGATGAAGAAGCTGGAGCCTGTTAGAAGCGTTGAAGCAAACTACATGTCGGTTGAATAA
- a CDS encoding DUF2208 domain-containing protein: MMSQPPRKTMWIIQALSMVLFALVSAVVPQWAFAFFLVYFIVFMAVMFKLTSRSMKPPPKSELGSPLFKESNPMNAMMYDKYLNAELKKQMSMMMLNFMLLFFVFILWSLYQASIGPFIVEFASQYTENEVVLRFIYFIGMYTFFFGVMQGLRYLLFRGSDMQTFLFARIGFEVYKKGVMVDGRQYVGFTEDLCFVPEPDRKFVELRSLRNKSMKLRLYTLETGRLVDRLKEAGLSECKA; the protein is encoded by the coding sequence ATGATGAGTCAACCACCCCGCAAGACTATGTGGATCATTCAAGCATTATCCATGGTTCTATTCGCGCTGGTTTCAGCGGTAGTGCCTCAGTGGGCTTTCGCCTTCTTCCTAGTCTACTTCATAGTGTTCATGGCCGTAATGTTCAAGCTCACCAGCCGCAGCATGAAGCCGCCTCCGAAGAGCGAGCTCGGGTCGCCGTTGTTCAAGGAGTCCAATCCCATGAACGCTATGATGTACGACAAGTACTTGAACGCAGAGCTGAAGAAGCAGATGTCGATGATGATGTTGAACTTCATGCTCCTCTTCTTCGTATTCATACTCTGGAGCCTCTACCAGGCGTCGATAGGTCCTTTCATAGTGGAGTTCGCCAGCCAGTACACTGAGAACGAGGTCGTCTTGAGGTTCATATACTTCATAGGAATGTACACCTTCTTCTTCGGCGTCATGCAGGGGTTGAGGTATTTGTTGTTCAGGGGGAGCGATATGCAGACATTCCTCTTCGCTAGAATAGGGTTCGAAGTATACAAGAAGGGAGTAATGGTGGACGGGAGGCAGTACGTCGGGTTCACCGAGGACTTGTGCTTCGTTCCCGAGCCCGATAGGAAGTTCGTCGAGCTGAGGAGCCTCAGGAACAAGAGCATGAAGCTCCGACTCTACACTCTTGAAACGGGGAGGCTTGTCGACAGGTTGAAAGAGGCTGGTTTGAGTGAGTGTAAAGCATAA
- a CDS encoding alpha/beta hydrolase: MNLSGRIRGFLGTRKGKIITSLLIVVTVLAVIPIPEVGSPVEELAFPNSRFAEIDGFKVHYIEEGSGDRVFVLLHGFGASVFSWRCIIGNLSSMGRVIAFDRPGFGLTERVEPGRTPYNPYTSEGVVELTYRLLLKLNVSRAVIIGHSAGGGLALLFALKHPEMVDSIILIAPAWKPRIRQWYEQLLYNIPLADKYGPLLVRGFVGQLEQILYKAWYNKTLLTSDVVEGYKHPLKARNWDKGLYWILKYSDFPDIAKSLGNLSKPVFIIHGDKDEIVPLQSSIELSNLVNSTLIIMENVGHLPHEESPEKFLELQPLTLNPT, translated from the coding sequence ATGAACTTGAGTGGGAGGATCCGAGGCTTCCTGGGGACGAGGAAGGGCAAGATAATCACCTCCCTGCTAATTGTGGTCACCGTTCTAGCAGTGATTCCTATACCCGAAGTGGGAAGCCCCGTCGAGGAATTAGCCTTCCCGAACAGCCGGTTCGCGGAGATAGATGGGTTTAAAGTACACTACATCGAGGAGGGCTCCGGTGACAGGGTCTTCGTCCTCCTCCACGGCTTCGGGGCGAGCGTCTTCTCGTGGAGATGCATAATCGGTAACCTCTCCTCAATGGGCAGGGTCATAGCTTTCGACAGGCCCGGCTTCGGCTTAACCGAGAGGGTGGAGCCGGGGAGGACGCCCTACAACCCCTACACTAGTGAAGGGGTTGTCGAGCTCACCTACAGGCTCCTGTTGAAGCTCAACGTTTCGAGAGCCGTCATCATAGGTCACTCGGCCGGGGGAGGGCTGGCGCTCCTCTTCGCACTGAAGCACCCGGAGATGGTCGACTCAATCATCTTGATCGCTCCGGCGTGGAAGCCGAGGATAAGACAGTGGTATGAGCAATTATTGTACAATATCCCGCTGGCGGACAAGTACGGCCCCCTCCTCGTCAGAGGCTTCGTCGGCCAGCTCGAGCAAATCCTCTACAAGGCCTGGTACAATAAAACACTGCTCACCAGCGACGTGGTCGAGGGTTATAAACACCCATTGAAGGCAAGAAACTGGGATAAAGGGCTCTACTGGATCCTCAAGTACAGCGACTTCCCCGACATCGCGAAATCCCTGGGAAATCTGAGCAAACCGGTCTTCATAATCCACGGGGACAAGGATGAAATAGTCCCGTTGCAATCGAGCATCGAGCTCAGCAATCTAGTCAACTCCACGCTAATAATCATGGAGAACGTTGGACACCTCCCCCACGAAGAATCACCAGAAAAATTCCTCGAGCTTCAACCTCTCACTCTCAACCCCACCTGA